From a single Mycosarcoma maydis chromosome 2, whole genome shotgun sequence genomic region:
- a CDS encoding uncharacterized protein (related to MCH4 - monocarboxylate transporter): protein MLQAPILIAASSSGHEQDSIHDKSTSKVETTVVTPVLEEKRDPPQDALPEHTDGGLIAWLQVVASFMLFFNSWGLVNTYGAYQTFYEAGPLAHYSSSSISWIGSVQAFLLLLVGPLSGPLFDRGFVRALNAAGTVLIVLGLMMTSISSRYYQILLSQGVCTGLGMGTIFVQSVAILPAYFIKQRAFAAGISVCGSSLGGIIYPIVFQRLEPRIGFGWATRVLAFIALATQAVAVALMRQRSATSKSQVLIDKTTFTQPSMLAFSTAALLAFMGLYIPFYYIGIYSQRKVDNVPSTLLAYLVPILSAGSVFGRIVPNILADRFGYLNMFIVTSIAAATTGYAWLSVDSTSKLVFFCFFYGAFSGSYVSLQGPTVAMLTADKSRLGARMGTFSLFTAIGILVGNPVAGAMIDVNEGIFWPAQVFCATLIVGAAICLILTRHLCTCTASSKIFVKT from the coding sequence ATGCTGCAAGCGCCGATTCTGATTGCTGCGTCCAGTAGTGGCCACGAGCAAGACTCCATACACGATAAGTCCACATCGAAAGTAGAGACAACAGTGGTCACCCCCGTTTTAGAGGAGAAACGCGACCCGCCACAAGATGCGCTGCCAGAGCATACCGACGGAGGGCTGATCGCCTGGCTGCAAGTAGTCGCTTCGTTCATGCTCTTCTTCAACTCGTGGGGGTTGGTCAATACATACGGCGCATACCAAACCTTCTATGAGGCGGGCCCTCTGGCACATTacagctcgtccagcatCTCGTGGATAGGTTCGGTTCAGGCATTTCTACTTTTGCTCGTCGGTCCGCTCAGTGGCCCTCTCTTCGATCGCGGCTTTGTGCGAGCTCTCAACGCTGCTGGTACGGTCCTCATCGTACTTGggttgatgatgacgagcatCAGTTCTCGGTACTACCAAATTCTTCTGTCACAAGGCGTTTGTACCGGTCTAGGGATGGGCACCATCTTCGTTCAAAGTGTGGCTATCCTGCCAGCCTACTTTATCAAACAGCGTGCGTTCGCTGCAGGCATCTCGGTATGCGGAAGCAGTCTTGGAGGCATCATATATCCCATCGTCTTTCAACGCCTTGAGCCCCGTATTGGATTCGGTTGGGCGACTCGCGTGCTTGCTTTCATTGCATTAGCAACGcaagctgttgctgtggcACTCATGCGTCAACGCAGTGCCACCAGCAAATCGCAAGTCTTAATAGATAAGACCACCTTCACACAACCAAGCATGCTCGCTTTTTCTACCGCGGCGCTATTGGCATTTATGGGTCTTTACATCCCTTTCTACTACATTGGTATCTACAGTCAGAGAAAGGTTGACAACGTGCCAAGTACGTTGCTAGCCTATCTTGTGCCAATTCTGAGTGCCGGTAGCGTCTTTGGACGAATTGTCCCCAACATTCTTGCAGACAGGTTCGGCTATCTCAACATGTTTATCGTCACCTCTATTGCAGCTGCCACCACAGGCTATGCATGGCTTAGCGTCGACAGCACCTCCAAGCTCGTATTTTTCTGTTTCTTCTACGGTGCCTTTTCAGGCAGCTATGTATCACTTCAGGGACCAACTGTGGCCATGCTGACGGCTGACAAGTCACGACTCGGTGCACGGATGGGCACATTTAGTCTCTTTACTGCTATCGGTATTCTGGTCGGCAATCCAGTCGCCGGTGCCATGATCGATGTCAACGAGGGTATATTCTGGCCAGCACAGGTCTTTTGTGCCACCTTGATCGTCGGCGCAGCCATTTGCCTCATTCTAACTCGACATCTATGTACTTGCACGGCTTCGTCCAAGATTTTCGTTAAGACATAA